The Papaver somniferum cultivar HN1 chromosome 3, ASM357369v1, whole genome shotgun sequence genome includes a region encoding these proteins:
- the LOC113361542 gene encoding uncharacterized protein LOC113361542, translating to MAKDKESVFLFSDHYEASLSSRSSNPPLKEYIDLELSLAPPGSSRNTRSSSSPDSHSSTPNDDPGRSTDNAVMPPPLPRLGDQYIRSSPHDICGGGVNPGDGEPADQGVVISYIPKNGGTCGDIPDSGGIGVGVANIPISGGFVSVGFNSVMPKDEGFGGGFNGVPIHGGSGVAIRNNSRRQARVRVRPENENAVDVVVPPFEWATNRFAKIHKRDDLISKGIHTISGEVQCKKCEHRCTLEFDLQSKTLEVGSFIYHNKENLCHRATDNWMSPNLETCPSCDQPNSLKPIIPSDKGMINWLFLLLGQMIGCCTLEQLKYFCDKNSLHRTGAKDRLIFLTYLSLCEQLDPTGPFKLNGC from the coding sequence atggcGAAAGATAAAGAATCTGtgtttcttttctcagatcaCTATGAAGCATCATTATCATCAAGATCAAGTAATCCACCTCTTAaagaatatatagacttggaGCTTTCACTTGCTCCTCCGGGCTCATCAAGAAATACTAGGTCATCTTCTTCTCCCGATAGTCATTCTTCCACACCTAATGATGATCCTGGTCGTAGTACTGATAATGCTGTTATGCCTCCTCCTCTTCCTCGATTAGGTGATCAATATATTAGGTCATCCCCCCATGATATCTGTGGGGGTGGTGTTAACCCTGGTGATGGCGAGCCGGCTGATCAAGGAGTTGTTATTTCgtacataccaaagaatggtggtaCATGTGGTGATATTCCTGACAGTGGTGGTATTGGTGTTGGTGTTGCAAATATCCCCATCAGTGGTGGTTTTGTTAGTGTTGGGTTCAACAGTGTAATGCCTAAGGATGAGGGTTTTGGTGGTGGTTTCAATGGAGTTCCTATTCATGGTGGTAGTGGTGTTGCCATACGTAACAATAGTCGTCGGCAAGCAAGAGTGCGTGTACGACCAGAGAATGAGAATGCGGTTGATGTGGTTGTACCACCATTCGAGTGGGCGACGAATAGATTTGCAAAAATCCATAAGAGGGATGATCTAATATCAAAAGGTATACATACAATTAGCGGTGAAGTTCAGTGCAAAAAGTGTGAGCATCGATGTACCCTCGAGTTTGATCTACAGAGTAAAACATTGGAGGTTGGTTCTTTCATTTACCACAACAAAGAGAATTTGTGTCATCGAGCTACAGATAATTGGATGTCACCTAATCTCGAAACCTGTCCTAGCTGTGATCAACCAAATTCATTGAAACCGATAATACCATCTGATAAGGGAATGATAAATTGGCTCTTCTTGCTCTTGGGTCAAATGATTGGGTGTTGTACTCTTGAGCAATTGAAGTATTTCTGTGACAAAAACTCTCTTCACCGTACTGGAGCCAAGGATCGTCTTATTTTTCTAACTTATCTCTCACTATGCGAACAACTTGATCCAACCGGTCCTTTCAAGCTCAATGGATGTTAA